The segment GCTCGTCGTCACCGTGGGTGACACGCCGTCGGGCACGGTCGCGTTCGACGACGTGCTCGGGCACGAGCGGCTCGCACACCCGAACGAGGTCGACCCCGACGCCCCGGCGGTCATCGGCTACACGTCGGGCACGACGGCCAACCCGAAGGGCGTCGTGCACTCGCACCGCACGCTCGTCGCCGAGCTGCACCAGGTCGTCGAGATGAACGCGATGCCGGGCCCGCGGCCGATGCTCGTCGGTGCGCCCGTCGGCCACGCGATCGGCATGCAGGCCGGCCTGCTGACGCCGCTCGTGCGCGGTCAGTCGATCCATCTGACCGACGTGTGGGACCCGGCGACCGTGCTCGCCGCGATGGAGGAGGCCGACCTGACCGCGGGGAGCGGCTCGACGTACTTCCTCCAGAGCCTGCTCGAGCACCCCGACTGCACGGACCGGCATCGCGAGTTGATCGGCGCGGTCGGGCTGGGCGGGTCGTCGGTTCCCGCGTCGGTCGCGGAGCGGGCCGAGGCGCTCGGGATCTCGATCACTCGGTCGTACGGCTCGACCGAGCACCCGTCGACGACGGGCGCGTCGCACGAGGAGCGACGCGCGAAGCGGAACTTCACGGACGGGCGCGTGCTCGCGGGCGTCGAGATCCGCCTCGTCGACGACGCCGGGCGTGACGTGCCAGCCGGCGAAGCAGGCGAGATCTGGAGTCGCGGTCCCGACCTGTGCGTGGGCTACACCGATCCCACGATCACCGACGCGGCGTTCGACGCGGCCGGCTGGTACGCGAGCGGCGACATCGGCGTGCTCGACGCCGACGGCTACCTGACGATCACCGACCGCAAGAAGGACATCATCATCCGCGGCGGCGAGAACATCAGCGCGGCCGAGGTGGAGGACCTCCTCGCGCGCATGCCGGGCGTCGCGGAGGTCGCGGTCGTGGCCGCGCCGGACGCGCGTCTCGGTGAGCACGCGTGCGCGTTCGTGCGCGTGCTGCCCGGTCGCGAGGTGCCCTCGCTCACGGACGTACGCGCGCACCTCGATGCCGCCGGTCTCGCGCGGCAGAAGTGGCCAGAGGAGCTGCGGGCGATCGACGAGATGCCGCGCACACCGTCGGGCAAGGTCAAGAAGTTCGTGCTGCGCGAGGAGCTGCGGCGCGAAGGCTGACCGTCAGTTGCACAGCCGCTTCATGCCTGCACCATCGGCAGCAGGCAGCCTCCTGTGAAGCGTCACCGCCACAGAGGCGCGCTCACGCTTCACAGAACGCAGGGGCGATCACGGGTCGCGAGGCAGTCCCAGCAGCCGCTCGGCGATGACGTTGCGCTGCACGTCGGTCGTGCCCCCCGCGATCGTGAGGCAGCGGTTGAACAAGAAGCCGTGGATCCACATCGAGGCGTCGCCGTCGTGGACCGC is part of the Acidimicrobiia bacterium genome and harbors:
- a CDS encoding AMP-binding protein; amino-acid sequence: MVPDWRLRTVPEDLVRRYRRERLWTDETLADLVIDGVTAHPELVFRVWSRERPVTTTIGDVRDRAQRLAGGLAARGIGADDVVAFQIPNWIEAAVTFYGVTMLGSVLVPIVHFYGTREVRHILRETRARVLITADRFGHNDYLANLASMRDELPDLELVVTVGDTPSGTVAFDDVLGHERLAHPNEVDPDAPAVIGYTSGTTANPKGVVHSHRTLVAELHQVVEMNAMPGPRPMLVGAPVGHAIGMQAGLLTPLVRGQSIHLTDVWDPATVLAAMEEADLTAGSGSTYFLQSLLEHPDCTDRHRELIGAVGLGGSSVPASVAERAEALGISITRSYGSTEHPSTTGASHEERRAKRNFTDGRVLAGVEIRLVDDAGRDVPAGEAGEIWSRGPDLCVGYTDPTITDAAFDAAGWYASGDIGVLDADGYLTITDRKKDIIIRGGENISAAEVEDLLARMPGVAEVAVVAAPDARLGEHACAFVRVLPGREVPSLTDVRAHLDAAGLARQKWPEELRAIDEMPRTPSGKVKKFVLREELRREG